The following coding sequences are from one Leptolyngbya sp. NIES-3755 window:
- a CDS encoding hypothetical protein (similar to AA sequence:cyanobase_aa:Ava_3185), with protein MTQTIEPSPIISVIIPAYNSEKTIRETIGSVLNQTFGNFEIVVVDDGATDSTVAVVQSIPDSRIKVFSYSNGGLPTARNRGIEVSKGDYLTFLDADDLWTPDKLERQWQALEEHPEADVAYSWTTFVNQDGQFLYQGSSYGNDSNIYHKLLVKNCLDSGSNLLVRRRAIAQIPHFDPEFPKAADWDFYIRLAAQFKFVCVPKYQILYRVHEGSSSFNIPASEKACLTIIDRAFKQAPDSLQHLKKYTFGTLYTLYAHRVLAYPSKRSDAISAFHYLRLANHHNPVQLQIRLRILLKIIMVLLLPVPLSKRIIKRLSQRDPRRNSKTNTQLKTAIDKALIIAYKESTEQLEEALTAEGFCCEVVRQQDNPDYQNFASSHRCLLNHQQAWKKAAQASHPTLIVEADFVPVIGMGRLPVPFDLEQKDVGMAWIYTCAPQLYSVTPGGYGEGFSTALVAYIVTPEGAKSLCDFVDEITEKYGTGYHTFDSQIDNYLRGKGFKNYIPFRNYGEHGGKSNPEHRRNGMSGIHHADLLYGKLAFRPPFLVDQSNPQLQFISIRLKARLKGIARLLLGKYLRPAIVLRSSTPFRLVRFALRRQFRSHP; from the coding sequence ATGACACAGACTATCGAGCCTTCACCTATCATCTCTGTGATTATTCCAGCGTACAATTCTGAGAAAACAATTCGAGAAACGATCGGATCAGTTCTCAATCAAACCTTTGGGAACTTTGAAATCGTTGTAGTAGATGATGGTGCGACGGATAGCACTGTGGCAGTTGTTCAAAGCATTCCAGATTCACGAATTAAAGTATTTTCTTATTCCAATGGGGGCTTACCGACTGCTCGCAATCGCGGCATTGAAGTCTCGAAAGGCGATTATCTTACTTTTCTTGATGCGGATGATTTGTGGACACCGGATAAATTAGAACGACAATGGCAAGCACTCGAAGAGCATCCAGAGGCGGATGTTGCCTATAGTTGGACGACTTTTGTGAATCAAGACGGTCAGTTCTTGTATCAAGGTTCAAGCTATGGAAATGACAGCAATATTTACCACAAATTGTTAGTCAAGAATTGCTTGGATAGCGGTTCAAATCTCTTGGTGCGACGACGTGCGATCGCTCAAATTCCCCATTTCGATCCAGAGTTTCCCAAAGCTGCGGATTGGGACTTCTACATCAGGCTAGCGGCTCAGTTCAAATTCGTCTGCGTTCCAAAGTATCAGATTCTCTATCGGGTTCATGAAGGCTCTTCTTCGTTCAATATTCCCGCATCGGAAAAGGCATGTTTAACCATTATCGATCGAGCTTTCAAACAAGCACCGGATTCTCTGCAACATCTGAAGAAATATACGTTTGGAACCCTTTATACTCTCTACGCGCATCGAGTTTTGGCTTACCCTTCTAAGCGATCGGATGCGATTTCAGCGTTCCATTATCTACGACTTGCGAATCATCACAATCCCGTTCAGCTTCAAATCAGATTGCGGATCTTGCTGAAGATAATCATGGTGCTTTTGCTCCCCGTTCCGCTCTCGAAGAGGATCATCAAAAGGTTATCTCAGAGAGATCCTAGACGAAACAGCAAAACGAATACTCAGTTAAAAACAGCGATCGACAAAGCTTTGATCATTGCTTATAAAGAATCGACTGAACAATTAGAAGAAGCGCTCACAGCGGAAGGATTTTGCTGTGAAGTTGTGCGGCAACAAGACAATCCCGACTATCAAAATTTTGCTTCGAGTCATCGTTGTCTGTTGAATCATCAGCAAGCTTGGAAAAAAGCGGCTCAAGCCTCACATCCGACTTTGATTGTAGAGGCAGACTTTGTTCCTGTAATCGGCATGGGGCGGCTTCCCGTTCCCTTTGACTTAGAGCAAAAAGATGTGGGAATGGCTTGGATTTATACTTGTGCACCGCAGCTTTATTCTGTGACTCCTGGAGGCTATGGAGAAGGCTTTTCAACCGCATTAGTCGCCTATATTGTGACTCCTGAAGGTGCAAAAAGCTTGTGTGATTTTGTCGATGAAATCACCGAAAAATATGGCACAGGCTATCATACCTTTGATTCCCAAATCGACAATTACTTGCGGGGAAAAGGCTTCAAAAACTACATTCCATTTCGCAACTATGGCGAACACGGAGGCAAATCGAATCCTGAACATCGTCGCAATGGCATGAGTGGCATTCATCACGCCGATTTACTCTATGGTAAACTTGCGTTTCGTCCTCCATTTCTCGTTGATCAATCCAATCCTCAACTTCAATTCATCAGCATTCGACTCAAAGCCAGGCTCAAAGGCATTGCTCGCTTACTGCTCGGTAAATACTTGCGACCTGCGATCGTTCTGCGATCGAGTACGCCTTTTCGATTAGTTCGCTTTGCCCTCCGCAGACAGTTCCGCAGTCACCCATGA
- a CDS encoding glycosyl transferase, group 1 family protein (similar to AA sequence:cyanobase_aa:AM1_4833) translates to MNQTKRVAFLARDLRGGGLERIVINLLTSLSERGIELDLVLASLEGAFVDQLPRSVRVIPLNVDLDTSTSDSFKLLLPLIQYLQQERPIAFVSHLVFVNSIAVLAKQLSGIRCQLVLVEHVPLFQSSATDIPQSRLIKSMMQWFYPHADTVVAVSEAMAMHLRTDLNLKDSIVQVIENPVIDESFYQRSLLPCDHSWFKPGQPPVFLAAGRFTAQKDFATLIDAFARVRKTREACLVILGDGQLRAAFMQQIRELGIEADVDLPGFEPNPYPFMRHATAFVLSSRWEALPTVLIEAMGCGCQVISTDCPFGPKEILAEGKYGRLVPMQDAIALSTAMQESLDHPIPKTELEQRAALFSRDRAVSRYLNLLGFA, encoded by the coding sequence ATGAATCAAACCAAACGAGTTGCTTTTCTTGCAAGAGATTTACGAGGGGGTGGACTAGAACGCATTGTGATCAACCTGCTCACCAGTTTGTCAGAGCGTGGAATCGAACTCGATCTCGTCTTGGCATCGCTTGAAGGTGCTTTTGTGGATCAATTACCTCGATCTGTGCGGGTGATTCCGCTCAATGTTGATCTCGACACTTCCACAAGTGATTCTTTCAAATTACTATTACCGCTGATCCAGTATCTCCAGCAAGAACGTCCGATCGCATTCGTTTCGCATCTTGTGTTTGTCAACTCGATCGCAGTCCTCGCAAAACAACTATCCGGGATTCGCTGCCAATTGGTTCTGGTGGAACATGTCCCGCTCTTTCAAAGCTCAGCAACCGATATTCCTCAAAGCCGTCTGATCAAATCAATGATGCAATGGTTTTATCCTCATGCCGATACGGTGGTTGCTGTGAGTGAAGCGATGGCAATGCACCTTAGAACGGATCTCAATCTGAAAGACTCGATCGTGCAGGTGATTGAAAATCCGGTGATTGACGAATCCTTTTATCAGCGATCGCTCTTACCGTGTGATCATTCTTGGTTCAAACCGGGGCAACCTCCTGTATTTCTCGCTGCTGGACGGTTCACGGCTCAAAAAGATTTTGCAACACTGATTGATGCCTTTGCAAGGGTCAGAAAAACTCGTGAGGCGTGTTTAGTGATCTTAGGAGATGGACAACTTCGTGCCGCATTCATGCAACAGATTCGAGAGTTGGGCATTGAAGCGGATGTGGATTTGCCTGGATTTGAGCCGAATCCTTACCCATTCATGCGACATGCTACCGCGTTTGTTCTATCCTCACGTTGGGAAGCGCTGCCGACCGTTTTGATTGAAGCAATGGGCTGTGGATGTCAGGTGATTTCGACGGATTGCCCGTTTGGACCGAAAGAGATTTTGGCAGAGGGCAAGTATGGTCGATTAGTTCCGATGCAAGATGCGATCGCGCTTTCAACTGCAATGCAAGAGAGTCTAGATCACCCGATTCCAAAAACAGAGCTTGAACAACGGGCAGCATTATTTAGTCGCGATCGAGCGGTCTCGCGTTATCTCAATCTTCTCGGTTTCGCTTAG